The Neodiprion pinetum isolate iyNeoPine1 chromosome 5, iyNeoPine1.2, whole genome shotgun sequence genome segment AAAAAGGCGCAAGGAAACCGTGTGCATCGTACTATCAGACGACACATGTCCAGATGAGAAGATACATATGAACCGTGTCGTCAGAAACAATCTGCGTGTCAGACTCAGCGACGTTGTATCCGTTCAAGCTTGCCCGGATGTTAAATATGGCAAACGTATCCATGTTCTACCCATGGACGACACTGTCGAAGGTCTTACTGGGTGAGATATTTGAAAACTTGTATACACACTTATTGGTCTGTTGGCATTCTTACTaacacaaataattttttcttgccAGAAATTTGTTCGAGGTGTATTTAAAACCATACTTCCTTGAGGCATATCGCCCAATCCATAAAGATGACAACTTCATCGTACGCGGAGGAATGCGCGCCGTAGAATTTAAAGTAGTTGAGACTGATCCAGGCCCGTATTGTATCGTTGCTCCGGATACAGTGATACATTGCGAGGGAGATCCAATCAAGCGAGAGGTGTGTACTTGATTTATAATTTGATTATAATGTTTTTATTGCAGATAAATTTAACTAGCTAAAGCATAATTCAATGTGTAAACATCAATGGCTACATAAAGCACTTTCTACACCCGAGTGACTTAACTTTCAATCGTCCAAGATGTTAATATTCGGTGTTAGTGCATCTTACAATGCTTCCAATTATTCTCCGTGCGCTGTCAATTCgcaggaagaagaggaagctCTCAATGCTGTTGGCTATGACGATATTGGTGGTGTTCGCAAGCAGTTGGctcaaattaaagaaatggTAGAGCTACCACTGCGGCACCCGTCCCTCTTCAAAGCAATCGGAGTCAAACCACCGCGCGGTATATTGCTCTATGGACCACCGGGAACGGGAAAAACCCTCATTGCACGTGCAGTTGCAAACGAAACTGGcgcttttttcttccttattAATGGTAATCATATTGCGAATTGGTTTATAAATGCTTTGATATAACTCTCAGCACTATTCTACGAGCATCTTTGAATGGGATTTAATGTTCAAGTCACATGCATAAAATTAAACCTTATATTCTCATATCGATAGGACCTGAGATTATGAGCAAACTTGCTGGTGAGTCCGAGAGCAATTTGCGAAAGGCGTTTGAAGAggctgagaaaaattcaccaGCCAtcatatttatcgatgaattggATGCTATCGCTCCCAAGCGTGAAAAGGTTAGTAAAATACTGTATTCAAACGTGATATGGACAGTTAGTGACTTTGCTCTTTTCCCTCTAAGTCTATAAATTTGGTGATGGTTCAAATACGTGTTATTGATCATAGACAAGGTGTCTACTGCTCCTGAAATATCCTTAAATCTTGGGATTATCCTGGAAAACACAAATTGCTCCTTTAGTTCTGGAAAAGTCATGAAATGTTTTGATTTATCTTGAAAAAGTTGacgtaatatatttttgtttgtaacTGTGACATATCATTTGTAATACGTGTCCTGATGCGTTGAATTTTAGCCTATGACGGATTATGCAGTCGATAGCAACTCACTCTGTATATAAACTGctatataaattttatgattCAACATGTAACCATCCTCTGTATCCTATCCTGAAAATTCATAATCCTATTGTCCCGGAACTAGTCGTGGAATCTGATTACTTGATTGCAGTAGACACATTgcatagaaaagaaaaaaaattcagcatttTTCGCAGATTTATCATGTTACAATttagatttataattttttgacattttattTACCAGACCCATGGAGAGGTGGAGAGACGTATCGTCTCACAATTGCTGACGCTGATGGATGGTATGAAACAAAGTTCCCACGTTATTGTAATGGCTGCGACAAATCGACCAAACAGCATTGACGGAGCTCTTCGTCGTTTCGGACGATTTGACAGGGAAATTGACATAGGTATTCCCGACGCAACTGGACGTCTTGAAATTTTACGTATTCATaccaaaaatatgaaactagCCGACGATGTCGAATTAGAAGAGGTCAGTTATGTtaatttggatttttttatcaaataaaaatgacattttGTTTTATACCATTTGTTGACACTTATATTGACACTGTCATTTTCTTTCAGATTGCCGCTGAGACTCACGGTCATGTCGGTGCTGATCTAGCCTCATTGTGCTCTGAGGCTGCCCTTCAACAGATTCGAGAAAAGATGGATCTGATTGATTTAGAGGATGACCAGATCGATGCCGAGGTTCTCTCCTCTCTTGCTGTCACAATGGAAAACTTCAaggtaaatgaataaatactaTTTTCTCTAGGCTTCGATTTACACGAAATTAGACACAGCAGTAATTTGTTTTCGACAACCTTTGAATAACTTGATTTCActtgtaattaatattttttttccttttcctacAATCTTCAGTATGCGATGAGCAAAAGTAGTCCCAGTGCATTACGTGAAACGATTGTGGAAGTACCTACAGTTACGTGGGAAGATATCGGCGGACTGCAAAACGTCAAACTGGAACTTCAAGAGTTGGTTCAGGTCAGTAATAAAGTCAATTAAATTCCCAAGTTATAAACACCTTATGAGCGTGCATCGAGTCATCTCATTTTAACAATTCGGTCACTGAAAGTCAATT includes the following:
- the TER94 gene encoding transitional endoplasmic reticulum ATPase TER94, which gives rise to MSDPKSGDDLATAILRKKDRPNRLLVAEAINDDNSVVGLSQEKMDELQLFRGDTVLLKGKRRKETVCIVLSDDTCPDEKIHMNRVVRNNLRVRLSDVVSVQACPDVKYGKRIHVLPMDDTVEGLTGNLFEVYLKPYFLEAYRPIHKDDNFIVRGGMRAVEFKVVETDPGPYCIVAPDTVIHCEGDPIKREEEEEALNAVGYDDIGGVRKQLAQIKEMVELPLRHPSLFKAIGVKPPRGILLYGPPGTGKTLIARAVANETGAFFFLINGPEIMSKLAGESESNLRKAFEEAEKNSPAIIFIDELDAIAPKREKTHGEVERRIVSQLLTLMDGMKQSSHVIVMAATNRPNSIDGALRRFGRFDREIDIGIPDATGRLEILRIHTKNMKLADDVELEEIAAETHGHVGADLASLCSEAALQQIREKMDLIDLEDDQIDAEVLSSLAVTMENFKYAMSKSSPSALRETIVEVPTVTWEDIGGLQNVKLELQELVQYPVEHPDKFLKFGMQPSRGVLFYGPPGCGKTLLAKAIANECQANFISVKGPELLTMWFGESEANVRDVFDKARSAAPCVLFFDELDSIAKSRGGTVGDAGGAADRVINQILTEMDGMGAKKNVFIIGATNRPDIIDPAILRPGRLDQLIYIPLPDEKSREAIFKANLRKSPVAKDVDLTYIAKVTHGFSGADLTEVCQRACKLAIRQCIESEIRRERERAANPNVSMDMDEDDPVPEITRAHFEEAMRFARRSVSDNDIRKYEMFAQTLQQSRGFGTNFRFPQSGTGGTQDTTQGDPTFQDDGDDDLYS